Proteins from a single region of Pseudopedobacter saltans DSM 12145:
- a CDS encoding hydroxymethylpyrimidine/phosphomethylpyrimidine kinase, with protein sequence MTEDKRPHVLVISGFDPSAGAGILADVKTLEALKVYAFGIVSALTHQDHEKIYSISWISLNEIIENIDILLNKYDISVCKIGIVESTEVLCQIIKQLKKRDPTIRLIVDPVIKSSSGFRFQDDMPKQKWQSILSELYLLTPNNNEMRWLSGNEDTEEAAELWSVYGNILLKGGHNEKHFGIDLLFEKKIKTPILNSNKQLWEKHGSGCILSSAIAAYVALGLDLVDACKQGKKYVEKALSSNSTLLAYH encoded by the coding sequence ATGACCGAAGATAAAAGGCCACATGTTTTAGTGATTTCGGGCTTTGACCCGAGTGCCGGAGCAGGGATATTAGCTGATGTGAAAACATTAGAAGCGTTAAAAGTATACGCTTTTGGTATTGTTAGCGCTTTAACACATCAGGATCATGAAAAGATATACTCCATCTCCTGGATTTCTTTAAATGAGATTATAGAAAATATTGATATCCTGTTAAATAAATATGATATATCTGTATGTAAAATTGGGATTGTAGAGTCAACAGAGGTTCTTTGCCAAATTATAAAGCAACTCAAAAAAAGGGATCCGACGATCAGACTTATTGTCGATCCGGTTATTAAAAGTTCTTCAGGTTTTCGGTTCCAAGACGATATGCCGAAGCAAAAATGGCAAAGCATATTATCGGAACTTTATTTACTCACTCCAAATAATAATGAAATGAGATGGTTGAGTGGCAATGAGGATACTGAAGAGGCAGCTGAGCTCTGGTCGGTATATGGAAATATTTTATTGAAAGGAGGACATAATGAAAAGCATTTTGGTATCGATCTGTTATTTGAAAAAAAGATAAAAACCCCAATACTTAACTCCAATAAGCAGCTTTGGGAGAAACATGGGTCTGGCTGTATACTGTCTTCTGCTATAGCGGCTTATGTTGCTTTAGGTTTAGATTTAGTTGATGCATGTAAGCAAGGAAAAAAATATG
- a CDS encoding thiamine phosphate synthase, producing MKIIVISSPELFTGESDIVNALFDEGLELFHFRKPGLQQNKVGAFFEKIRPQYLSRIVLHEQHELAVHFEIKRLHFPEKNRRVLCRETLLKLKADGFTLSSSLHQLKDIEEIATFHYALFGPVFNSISKPDYLTEFNYSRSLNNVINQFNIIGLGGLSSCNYKTLEQYGFKGAAFLGYIWQEPKQALNAFKNLWK from the coding sequence ATGAAAATTATCGTCATTTCTTCTCCGGAATTATTTACAGGTGAATCGGATATAGTGAATGCCCTTTTTGACGAGGGATTGGAATTATTTCATTTTCGTAAACCTGGACTTCAGCAAAATAAGGTTGGAGCCTTTTTTGAAAAGATTAGGCCGCAATATTTATCTCGTATAGTTCTGCATGAGCAACATGAGCTTGCGGTGCATTTTGAGATAAAGAGATTGCATTTTCCTGAGAAGAACAGACGTGTGTTGTGTCGTGAAACGCTTTTAAAACTAAAAGCAGACGGGTTTACATTAAGCTCTTCTTTGCATCAATTGAAAGACATAGAAGAAATCGCAACCTTTCATTATGCCTTATTTGGTCCGGTGTTTAATAGTATTTCTAAACCGGACTATTTAACTGAATTTAATTATAGTAGATCTTTAAATAATGTTATTAACCAATTTAATATTATAGGATTAGGAGGATTAAGTAGCTGTAATTATAAGACACTGGAGCAGTATGGATTTAAGGGAGCTGCATTTCTGGGCTATATATGGCAGGAACCTAAACAAGCCCTTAACGCATTTAAAAATTTATGGAAATGA